In the Flavobacterium sp. J372 genome, one interval contains:
- a CDS encoding acyl-CoA thioesterase encodes MRFHTRKWVKPEDLNPNGTLFGGKLLAWIDEEAALYSIIQLENQRIVTKHMSEINFMASAKQGDIIEIGIDVVRFGKTSLTLRSEVRNKMTQEKIITVDNITMVNLDSFGRPSAHGKTKIEYVKDRILKP; translated from the coding sequence ATGAGATTTCATACCCGAAAATGGGTAAAGCCCGAAGACCTGAACCCGAACGGAACGTTGTTTGGCGGTAAATTACTCGCATGGATTGATGAGGAGGCCGCACTTTACAGTATCATTCAGCTGGAAAATCAGCGTATTGTTACCAAACACATGAGCGAGATAAACTTCATGGCATCGGCAAAGCAAGGCGATATCATTGAAATCGGGATTGATGTAGTACGCTTTGGGAAAACATCACTTACGCTGCGCAGTGAAGTGCGTAACAAAATGACCCAGGAAAAGATCATCACCGTTGATAATATAACAATGGTAAACCTTGACAGTTTCGGCCGCCCTTCAGCCCACGGAAAAACTAAAATTGAATATGTAAAAGACAGGATACTTAAGCCTTAG
- the nudK gene encoding GDP-mannose pyrophosphatase NudK, with the protein MDHPVKILDKKLLSDNWGILEKVKYEYILPNGNIQVKEREVYNRGNGAVILLYNKQKQTVILTRQFRLPTWFNGNADGLMIEACAGVIDDNDPEECIRRETEEETGYTISDVEKIMQVYMSPGSVTETITFFVAAYSENMKTGIGGGLDKEQENIEVLELNFTEAVQMIKSGEINDAKTIILLQYAQLNNLV; encoded by the coding sequence ATGGATCATCCTGTCAAAATCCTCGATAAGAAATTATTATCTGATAATTGGGGAATTCTCGAAAAAGTAAAATACGAATATATATTGCCTAATGGTAATATCCAGGTTAAGGAACGCGAAGTTTACAATCGTGGCAATGGCGCTGTAATTTTATTATACAATAAGCAAAAACAAACTGTGATTTTGACGAGGCAATTCAGGCTGCCAACATGGTTTAACGGAAATGCTGACGGATTGATGATTGAGGCTTGTGCGGGCGTTATTGATGACAATGATCCTGAAGAGTGCATTCGCCGTGAAACTGAAGAAGAAACCGGATATACAATATCTGATGTAGAAAAGATTATGCAGGTTTATATGTCACCGGGTTCTGTTACAGAAACTATTACTTTTTTTGTAGCAGCATATTCTGAAAATATGAAGACCGGAATTGGCGGAGGCCTGGATAAGGAACAGGAAAATATTGAAGTGCTGGAACTTAATTTTACTGAGGCTGTACAAATGATTAAGTCAGGTGAAATTAATGATGCAAAAACGATAATACTCCTGCAGTATGCGCAGCTCAATAACCTGGTATAA
- a CDS encoding DUF3817 domain-containing protein encodes MIRLFKLIATLEGISAIILFFIAMPLKYIWDNPEMIRPVGMAHGVLFTIYIIYATYLKFKLNWDWKMYIIICLASIPPLGTFYIEWKYFRTAKA; translated from the coding sequence ATGATACGCTTATTTAAACTCATCGCAACCCTTGAAGGTATTTCCGCAATTATATTGTTTTTTATTGCAATGCCTTTGAAGTATATATGGGATAATCCTGAAATGATTCGTCCTGTAGGCATGGCTCACGGAGTGCTTTTTACCATTTATATCATATATGCCACCTATCTTAAGTTCAAGTTGAACTGGGACTGGAAAATGTACATTATCATCTGCCTCGCATCTATCCCGCCGCTAGGCACATTTTATATTGAATGGAAATATTTCAGGACAGCTAAGGCTTAA
- a CDS encoding NUDIX hydrolase, translating to MRKQNIAITVDAIVFRGSKEKSEILFIKRKNDPFKGNWALPGGFVDEGENLPDAAARELLEETGVVTNAMVQLGAFGKPGRDPRGHTISIAYIAFVEENTEALGADDADEAKWFSVKKLPEMAFDHAEIVNLALQKVML from the coding sequence ATGAGAAAACAGAATATAGCAATAACCGTTGACGCAATTGTCTTCAGAGGCAGTAAAGAAAAGAGCGAGATACTTTTCATCAAGCGTAAAAATGACCCGTTTAAAGGCAATTGGGCATTGCCGGGCGGATTTGTAGATGAAGGTGAGAACCTGCCTGACGCTGCGGCGCGTGAACTTTTGGAAGAGACAGGTGTTGTGACAAACGCAATGGTACAGCTTGGTGCATTTGGTAAGCCGGGGCGAGACCCAAGAGGGCATACAATATCTATAGCTTATATTGCTTTTGTAGAAGAAAATACTGAAGCTCTTGGAGCTGATGATGCTGATGAAGCGAAATGGTTTTCGGTTAAAAAGCTGCCTGAAATGGCATTTGACCACGCAGAAATCGTAAATTTGGCCTTACAAAAAGTAATGCTATGA
- a CDS encoding DUF763 domain-containing protein, with the protein MKRSGSADLPLHGGRVPPWLADRMAKLGLAIVETIAMEFSTAEVIAKLANPFWFQSFGAVMGMDLHSSGITTSVLGALKRSVNPHSKELGIYITGGKGKHSLQTPNELLEIGERTGLNGNDLAHFSRLTAKVDNTAIQDGFQLYQHNFIVTVTGEWCVVQQGLNNHTQTARRYHWHSENLQSFVNEPHTFIYGENQGKILNLTSSAAASTREKSLIIANEDPQRIIKEINHLSMPGHHDVKMKDVNMKRLGAMLWVAHENKPEDFEQLLLLKGMGPRSLQSLALVSEVIYGTPTRFDDPARFSFAHGGKDGAPFPVPIKVFDETINTLQNAISRAKIGNTDKQDAIRKLHDIARNAEKDFTPNDNFDALVQKERDESYLYGGRTIFGQAKPPIDKGGQLKLF; encoded by the coding sequence ATGAAAAGATCCGGCTCTGCCGACCTCCCATTGCATGGCGGCCGTGTTCCGCCCTGGCTGGCTGACCGTATGGCGAAGCTTGGGCTTGCAATTGTAGAAACGATTGCAATGGAATTTTCTACAGCCGAGGTTATAGCAAAACTAGCTAACCCATTCTGGTTTCAGAGTTTCGGCGCAGTAATGGGTATGGATTTGCATTCGTCAGGAATCACGACATCTGTTCTTGGCGCTCTGAAACGTTCAGTTAATCCGCATTCAAAGGAATTGGGAATATACATAACAGGCGGCAAGGGAAAACATTCATTACAAACTCCTAACGAACTGCTTGAAATTGGTGAGCGTACAGGATTGAATGGTAACGACCTGGCACATTTCAGCAGGCTTACCGCTAAAGTTGACAATACTGCTATACAGGATGGCTTCCAGCTATACCAGCATAATTTTATAGTGACGGTTACAGGAGAATGGTGTGTGGTGCAGCAAGGGCTGAATAATCATACACAAACAGCCAGGCGCTATCACTGGCACTCCGAGAATTTGCAATCATTCGTTAATGAGCCACATACATTCATTTATGGCGAGAATCAAGGCAAAATCCTGAACCTTACTTCATCTGCGGCAGCATCAACGCGTGAAAAATCTTTGATAATTGCCAATGAAGACCCGCAGCGTATCATCAAAGAAATTAATCATCTGAGTATGCCCGGTCATCATGATGTGAAGATGAAAGATGTGAACATGAAGCGCCTTGGTGCAATGCTTTGGGTAGCACATGAAAATAAACCGGAGGACTTTGAACAGCTTCTGCTGCTAAAAGGCATGGGTCCGCGTTCGCTGCAGTCGCTGGCGCTAGTAAGTGAAGTCATTTATGGTACCCCTACCCGCTTTGATGATCCTGCACGTTTTTCATTTGCACATGGCGGTAAAGACGGTGCGCCATTCCCGGTTCCGATAAAAGTCTTTGATGAAACAATTAATACGCTTCAAAATGCCATTAGTCGTGCTAAAATTGGTAATACCGATAAGCAGGACGCTATCAGGAAGCTGCATGACATTGCCAGGAATGCCGAAAAAGATTTTACCCCAAATGATAATTTTGATGCATTGGTTCAAAAGGAACGGGATGAATCATACTTATATGGCGGACGTACAATTTTTGGGCAAGCTAAGCCACCTATTGATAAAGGCGGGCAACTAAAGCTTTTTTAG
- a CDS encoding DUF6155 family protein codes for MSKRDLKKFLAAAPKEELEEQLLALYEKFGDVKAYYNFIFNPKEDKLEQEAKLKISNEYFPTKSKRAKLRRSTAQKYIKQFLLLGVDPFIIADIMLYNIETAQKYTAKRQMRYASFYISIFSSYRQASDYIISNNMDAQFKARMCAVYEAAKAQRWENWKDFERVWDNFE; via the coding sequence ATGAGTAAAAGAGACCTCAAAAAATTTCTTGCCGCTGCGCCCAAAGAAGAACTGGAAGAACAGTTGCTGGCACTGTATGAAAAATTCGGAGATGTAAAAGCTTATTATAACTTTATATTCAATCCAAAGGAAGATAAACTGGAGCAGGAGGCGAAACTGAAAATCAGCAATGAATATTTCCCCACAAAATCTAAGCGCGCAAAGCTTCGCCGGTCAACTGCTCAGAAATATATCAAGCAATTTTTGTTGCTGGGTGTTGACCCTTTCATAATTGCAGACATTATGCTTTATAATATTGAGACAGCCCAGAAATATACAGCAAAGCGGCAGATGCGGTATGCATCATTTTACATCAGCATTTTCAGCTCATATAGGCAGGCATCAGATTATATCATTTCAAATAACATGGATGCGCAGTTTAAGGCAAGGATGTGCGCTGTTTATGAGGCTGCCAAAGCCCAGCGTTGGGAAAACTGGAAAGATTTTGAACGGGTTTGGGATAATTTTGAGTAA
- a CDS encoding endonuclease V → MLNYDSLSIPEATSLQNELRHKVSLQTETGSIATIAGGDISHNKFSDTVYAGIVVLSYPQLQVLSYSLVTAETKFPYVPGYLAFREVPALLAAWEQIPVKPDVMVLDGNGIVHPREYGIACHFGVLANHPAIGCAKSMLYGGYAPLGLERFSESAITTPNGIKGFALRTKAGVKPVYISPGHKISTNDSIDIIKNCTLKHRIPEPTRLAHNYVNQFRIGNLKAGYHVENVQQGLFDF, encoded by the coding sequence ATGCTGAATTATGACAGCTTATCCATACCCGAAGCAACCTCATTGCAAAATGAATTGAGGCACAAAGTTTCATTGCAGACAGAAACGGGTAGCATAGCCACAATTGCCGGCGGTGATATCTCGCACAATAAATTTTCTGATACTGTTTATGCAGGAATAGTTGTATTGAGCTATCCGCAGTTGCAGGTACTCTCCTATTCGCTGGTCACAGCAGAAACCAAATTTCCTTACGTGCCGGGATATCTGGCATTCCGCGAGGTGCCTGCGCTATTGGCTGCCTGGGAGCAAATACCTGTAAAACCTGATGTAATGGTGCTTGACGGCAACGGAATAGTTCATCCCAGGGAGTACGGTATTGCCTGCCATTTTGGAGTGTTGGCCAATCATCCTGCAATTGGCTGCGCCAAAAGCATGCTTTACGGAGGTTATGCCCCTTTGGGATTAGAAAGGTTTAGCGAAAGCGCTATCACTACTCCAAACGGCATTAAAGGTTTTGCATTACGCACAAAAGCAGGAGTTAAACCTGTGTATATTTCGCCGGGGCACAAAATATCAACAAATGACAGCATTGATATTATTAAAAACTGTACTTTGAAGCACCGTATTCCTGAACCAACACGGCTGGCGCACAATTATGTTAACCAGTTTCGTATAGGCAATTTAAAAGCAGGCTACCATGTTGAAAATGTACAGCAGGGCCTTTTTGATTTTTAA
- a CDS encoding PPC domain-containing DNA-binding protein produces the protein MNSFSFTILFTFFTIIACNAQKIKPEVPRYIKVSAGYLMVLRQNDDILKEIENLAVKENIMSANFTGMGFVNMTFGFFDFKTKKYNPKTFNDVELANMVGSIAWQDGKPSIHAHGTVTGPDFMAYGGHILSGTVGTGSLEILVTIHNQKLERIKEKDLGANVLCLSGTCGE, from the coding sequence ATGAACTCATTTAGCTTTACAATTTTATTTACTTTTTTTACGATAATCGCATGTAATGCACAAAAGATAAAACCTGAAGTGCCACGATACATAAAGGTTTCGGCAGGTTACCTTATGGTGCTGCGCCAAAATGATGATATACTGAAAGAGATTGAGAATCTTGCAGTTAAAGAAAATATTATGTCGGCCAACTTTACAGGTATGGGATTTGTAAATATGACTTTCGGCTTTTTTGATTTTAAAACAAAAAAATACAATCCTAAAACCTTTAATGATGTTGAGCTGGCCAATATGGTTGGCTCAATTGCCTGGCAGGATGGAAAACCTTCAATACATGCACACGGTACTGTTACCGGCCCTGATTTTATGGCATATGGGGGGCATATCCTGAGCGGAACTGTTGGCACAGGTTCATTAGAAATACTGGTTACAATCCACAATCAAAAACTGGAACGCATAAAGGAAAAAGACCTTGGCGCCAATGTGCTTTGCTTAAGCGGAACTTGCGGAGAGTAA
- a CDS encoding DUF2911 domain-containing protein encodes MKVFKKLSLALIAIVTMSAHAQDKKPLSPAATATGKINGANITINYSSPSVKGRTIWGELVPYGKVWRAGANAPTTFETDKKIMVEGKELPAGKYAFYVIPEKDNATVIFGKDPAIGANKYDMANDQLRVTVKPKKSKTIAESLVYAVNKDNVTLSWEYWEIPLKIK; translated from the coding sequence ATGAAAGTATTCAAGAAACTAAGCCTGGCATTAATTGCAATAGTTACTATGTCGGCTCATGCACAGGACAAGAAACCATTAAGCCCGGCTGCGACTGCAACAGGAAAAATAAACGGCGCAAATATCACTATCAATTACAGCAGCCCTTCGGTAAAAGGCAGGACAATCTGGGGCGAACTCGTGCCTTATGGAAAAGTTTGGCGTGCGGGTGCGAATGCGCCGACAACTTTTGAAACGGATAAAAAGATAATGGTTGAAGGAAAAGAACTTCCTGCAGGAAAATATGCTTTTTATGTAATTCCGGAAAAAGATAATGCTACAGTAATTTTTGGTAAAGACCCAGCAATAGGTGCTAACAAATATGACATGGCAAACGACCAATTGCGTGTTACTGTAAAGCCTAAAAAATCTAAAACAATTGCAGAAAGCCTTGTATACGCTGTAAATAAAGATAACGTAACGCTTAGTTGGGAGTACTGGGAGATACCACTTAAAATTAAATAA
- a CDS encoding acyl-CoA dehydrogenase, with the protein MDITFTNNPKLSLYIPFIYIAWQDNTISRNEFKLINSLIHNQEWLTKAEKDFLVSKINYDTPPGRSELFQWRGAIDKILDSQSPSSLTELGILIANHERQSLDEETLKILIPLFADTEARFGVDGREVIADLKRKSDTFTHTHKTIESFDVAAMTSLLDGNQGYTINKVRELIGSPDFKPVKQTDTKAYREKVLQWSKILAAEGLGSYAYPKQDGGKDDIEGYFAIMETLSYHDLSLVIKFGVQFGLWGMSILSLGTDKHYRKYLRSVGYLELPGCFAMTETHHGSNVKGLQTTATYNHDNRTFTIHTPTKYDRKEYIGNAANHGQMATVFAKLVIDGKDYGVNAFIVPIRDENMNVMPGVTIEDCGEKMGLNGVDNGIITFENVVVPYENMLDKFASVNEAGEFESPIPSDNRRFFTMLGTLVGGRIGIPRSALSAAKTGLAIAIKYGDNRRQFGPGEGIEVPILNYRMHQLRLIPRLADAYALHFALQYLTKRFVNRTEEQMQEIEALAAGMKAYTTWYTRDTLQECREACGGKGYLSENRIDDLKNDTEIYTTFEGDNTVLMQLTAKNRLGEFRKEFGEMNASAIINYVLGQAKTAITEKNPFATRNTDESHLKDPSFHLQAFQYRERHILSSAARRFKKLVDDGLDAFDAANVMHPHMLQVSESYLERVILEQFAAVVNVTIDEGLKEVLTRLYNLFALNKLDKHKDWYLEQGYMEGVKTKAIRKMVSQLCWEIRQDAVPLVDAFAIPENCLAPIVTTKSAEAGE; encoded by the coding sequence ATGGATATTACATTCACAAACAATCCTAAGTTATCTCTTTATATACCTTTTATATATATAGCCTGGCAGGATAATACAATTTCACGCAATGAATTTAAGCTCATCAATAGCCTGATACATAACCAGGAGTGGCTTACAAAAGCTGAAAAAGATTTTCTGGTGTCGAAGATAAACTATGACACACCTCCCGGACGTTCAGAACTATTTCAATGGAGAGGCGCGATAGATAAAATTCTGGACTCGCAAAGCCCGTCAAGCCTAACGGAATTAGGCATTTTAATTGCAAACCACGAACGGCAGTCACTTGACGAGGAAACGCTAAAAATACTAATTCCGCTTTTTGCAGATACTGAAGCAAGATTTGGCGTAGATGGCCGTGAGGTTATAGCTGATTTAAAACGTAAATCTGATACTTTCACTCATACTCATAAAACGATTGAAAGTTTTGATGTAGCTGCAATGACGTCGCTTCTTGATGGCAATCAGGGTTATACCATTAATAAGGTGAGAGAGCTTATAGGCAGTCCGGATTTTAAACCAGTAAAACAAACTGACACTAAAGCCTACCGTGAGAAAGTACTGCAATGGAGTAAAATTCTTGCAGCTGAAGGCCTCGGGTCATATGCTTACCCAAAACAAGATGGCGGAAAAGACGACATTGAAGGTTACTTCGCTATAATGGAGACACTTAGCTACCATGACCTAAGCCTTGTTATAAAATTTGGCGTACAGTTCGGCCTATGGGGCATGAGCATCCTTTCTTTGGGCACTGATAAGCATTACCGAAAATACCTCCGAAGCGTAGGTTATTTAGAATTGCCCGGTTGTTTTGCCATGACAGAGACACATCACGGCTCTAACGTGAAAGGCCTGCAAACTACTGCGACCTACAATCATGACAATAGGACTTTTACCATACATACACCTACCAAATACGACCGCAAAGAATATATTGGCAATGCAGCTAATCACGGGCAGATGGCGACCGTTTTTGCTAAACTGGTAATTGACGGTAAAGACTATGGCGTTAATGCATTTATAGTACCTATACGGGATGAAAACATGAATGTGATGCCCGGTGTCACTATTGAAGATTGCGGTGAAAAAATGGGACTAAACGGCGTTGACAACGGTATTATTACATTTGAAAATGTAGTTGTTCCTTATGAGAATATGCTCGATAAATTTGCTTCTGTAAATGAAGCAGGCGAATTTGAAAGTCCTATACCAAGCGATAACCGAAGATTTTTCACTATGCTCGGAACATTGGTTGGCGGGCGCATAGGCATTCCGCGTTCGGCGCTGTCAGCTGCTAAAACAGGTTTGGCAATTGCCATAAAATATGGAGATAACCGCAGGCAGTTCGGGCCGGGTGAAGGTATTGAAGTGCCCATCCTTAATTACCGTATGCATCAGTTAAGGCTCATACCGCGCCTGGCTGATGCTTATGCTTTACATTTTGCCTTGCAATATCTTACCAAACGTTTTGTAAACCGTACAGAAGAGCAAATGCAGGAAATTGAAGCGCTTGCTGCCGGAATGAAAGCTTACACAACTTGGTACACACGTGATACTTTGCAGGAATGCCGTGAAGCCTGCGGTGGTAAAGGCTACCTGAGCGAAAACCGGATAGACGACCTGAAAAACGATACTGAAATTTACACCACCTTTGAGGGTGACAATACTGTGCTGATGCAGCTTACAGCTAAAAATCGACTGGGTGAATTCAGAAAAGAATTCGGCGAGATGAATGCATCAGCAATAATAAATTATGTCCTGGGGCAGGCAAAAACTGCCATTACTGAAAAAAACCCTTTTGCAACCCGAAATACCGATGAATCACACCTGAAAGACCCATCGTTTCATTTACAGGCATTTCAATATAGAGAGAGGCATATTCTCAGTTCAGCCGCCCGCCGCTTTAAAAAACTGGTTGATGACGGACTTGATGCTTTTGATGCGGCTAACGTAATGCACCCGCATATGCTTCAGGTATCTGAATCTTATCTTGAACGTGTAATACTGGAACAGTTTGCCGCTGTGGTAAATGTGACTATTGACGAAGGCTTAAAAGAGGTTTTAACGCGCCTTTACAATCTCTTTGCGCTAAATAAGCTTGACAAGCACAAGGACTGGTATCTTGAACAAGGCTATATGGAAGGTGTAAAGACCAAGGCTATACGAAAAATGGTAAGCCAGCTGTGTTGGGAAATACGCCAGGATGCTGTGCCATTGGTTGATGCATTTGCCATACCTGAAAACTGCCTCGCCCCGATTGTGACTACAAAGTCTGCTGAAGCGGGAGAGTAA
- a CDS encoding DEAD/DEAH box helicase encodes MDQSVEDDRKELYDYQAKDIDAIFQHFEDKPDNYHLLYQLPTGGGKTVIFSEIARRYIEKYNRKVLVLTHRIELSKQTSKMLKTFGVKNTIIDSNVKDLPYHNDYSCYVAMVETLNNRLKDKKFQMDYVGLVIVDEAHYNSFRKLFTYFKNSQFLGVTATPLSSNIDLPMHETYDELITGEPIQSLIDKGYLAKAVMYGYDVELTSLKLGINGDYTVSSSDELYSRAMMQDLLLQSYEQRSKGKKTLIFNNGINTSLYVYETFRAAGYPIKHLDNRTPEQERKKILSWFHKTPDAILTSVSILTTGFDEPTVETIILNRATRSLTLYFQMIGRGSRKLPGKDTFTVIDLGNNAQRFGLWSDPVDWQYIFRSPDFFLEGIRGDAEIESTHVYVMPEELRAKFEKTLDVSFNVEQEYNLAAEEGLRPKSVIEKSIRQHAFMCIENSESISEAQKLAKELGPDIDFRVKQYARLLAKTTKNYKEWLTEDYKTRLNTLIRKIFNKYQADEEDEQPIELKKL; translated from the coding sequence ATGGATCAATCTGTAGAAGACGACAGAAAAGAACTTTACGATTATCAAGCCAAAGATATTGATGCTATTTTTCAGCATTTTGAAGATAAGCCTGACAATTACCATTTGCTTTACCAGCTGCCGACAGGAGGTGGGAAGACTGTTATCTTTTCTGAAATAGCCCGAAGGTATATTGAGAAATATAACCGTAAGGTACTTGTGCTTACCCACAGGATTGAACTTAGCAAGCAAACATCAAAAATGTTAAAGACATTTGGTGTAAAAAACACAATCATTGACAGTAACGTAAAAGACCTGCCTTACCACAATGACTATTCATGCTACGTGGCCATGGTGGAAACCCTTAATAACAGGCTGAAGGATAAAAAGTTCCAGATGGATTATGTGGGGCTTGTAATTGTAGACGAAGCCCATTATAACTCTTTCAGGAAGCTGTTTACATACTTTAAGAATTCACAGTTTTTGGGAGTAACAGCGACACCATTAAGTTCTAATATAGACCTGCCAATGCATGAAACCTATGACGAACTCATTACGGGCGAACCCATTCAGTCGTTAATAGATAAAGGTTATCTTGCTAAGGCTGTTATGTATGGCTATGATGTAGAGCTTACTTCGCTTAAACTCGGTATTAACGGCGATTATACAGTAAGCTCGAGTGATGAATTGTATTCACGCGCAATGATGCAGGATTTACTTTTGCAATCATATGAGCAGCGCTCTAAGGGCAAAAAAACGCTTATCTTCAATAATGGTATCAACACCTCGCTATATGTTTATGAAACTTTCAGGGCGGCGGGTTACCCGATAAAACATCTTGATAACCGTACGCCTGAACAGGAGCGTAAGAAGATATTGAGTTGGTTTCATAAAACACCTGATGCTATCCTTACATCGGTTTCGATATTAACCACAGGTTTTGATGAGCCTACGGTTGAAACTATAATACTTAACCGGGCAACACGATCATTGACCCTTTATTTCCAGATGATAGGCCGGGGCTCGCGTAAACTTCCGGGCAAAGACACATTTACCGTTATAGACTTAGGTAATAACGCACAACGTTTCGGGCTGTGGAGCGACCCGGTTGACTGGCAGTATATTTTCCGTTCACCTGACTTCTTCCTTGAGGGGATAAGAGGTGATGCTGAAATTGAAAGCACTCATGTGTATGTAATGCCCGAAGAGCTAAGGGCTAAATTTGAAAAAACACTTGATGTAAGTTTTAATGTAGAGCAGGAGTATAACCTGGCAGCAGAGGAGGGGCTAAGGCCTAAATCAGTTATAGAAAAATCAATACGCCAGCATGCGTTCATGTGCATTGAAAACAGTGAAAGCATTAGCGAAGCCCAAAAATTAGCTAAAGAGTTAGGACCTGATATTGATTTTCGGGTAAAGCAGTACGCACGGCTGCTTGCAAAAACCACAAAAAATTATAAAGAGTGGCTTACTGAAGATTACAAGACGCGGCTAAACACGCTAATCCGTAAAATATTCAATAAGTACCAGGCTGATGAAGAAGATGAGCAGCCTATCGAGCTAAAAAAGCTTTAG
- a CDS encoding LLM class flavin-dependent oxidoreductase yields the protein MSQIKISVLDQSQVGRNETPAQALENSGKLVQLADELGFERYWVSEHHNFKLVAGTAPEVLIPYLASKSTQIRVGSGGIMLPNHSALKMSENFGLLSTLYPGRIDFGIGRAPGGDRLSAHLLNPSNTFSEKDFYNQLLEVQAFLKGDDTPDTVHAKVKAYPIPETLPEMWILTSSGGSAQFAAHFGMALSFAHFINPNGGPETVAVYRDAFHASDWLAEPKVNVGIFAFCSEDEEKVADWIADFDYRMLHIEMGATGDIPSLEEIKAINYDMHQRARIAYNRGRFIAGTPDVVEKKLRKLAEDYNVDEIMIATWANDFDDRKHSYELIAKMLG from the coding sequence ATGTCACAAATAAAAATAAGCGTGCTTGACCAAAGCCAGGTTGGACGGAATGAAACGCCGGCACAGGCATTAGAGAATTCAGGGAAGCTTGTTCAGCTGGCCGATGAGCTGGGCTTTGAGCGTTACTGGGTAAGCGAGCATCACAACTTTAAATTGGTAGCTGGTACTGCGCCGGAAGTACTTATCCCCTACCTTGCATCAAAGTCAACACAAATAAGAGTTGGATCAGGCGGAATTATGCTGCCTAATCACAGCGCATTGAAGATGAGTGAGAACTTTGGCCTTCTATCTACGCTTTATCCGGGCCGTATAGATTTTGGTATTGGCCGTGCACCGGGCGGTGACAGGCTTTCGGCACATTTGCTCAACCCTTCAAACACATTCAGCGAAAAAGATTTTTATAACCAGCTGCTCGAAGTTCAGGCTTTCCTGAAAGGTGATGACACGCCTGATACCGTACATGCCAAGGTAAAAGCATATCCTATCCCGGAAACTCTGCCAGAAATGTGGATACTCACGTCAAGCGGGGGCAGTGCACAATTTGCAGCACATTTTGGCATGGCGCTATCATTTGCGCATTTTATAAATCCGAATGGCGGTCCTGAAACAGTTGCTGTTTACCGTGATGCGTTTCACGCTTCGGACTGGCTGGCCGAGCCAAAAGTGAATGTTGGCATTTTTGCTTTTTGTAGTGAAGATGAAGAAAAGGTGGCCGACTGGATCGCCGATTTTGATTACCGTATGCTACATATAGAAATGGGCGCTACAGGTGATATACCATCACTTGAAGAAATAAAGGCTATAAATTATGACATGCACCAACGGGCACGGATAGCGTACAATCGCGGTAGGTTTATTGCCGGCACGCCTGATGTTGTTGAAAAGAAACTACGCAAACTGGCAGAAGATTATAACGTTGATGAGATTATGATAGCCACTTGGGCCAATGATTTTGATGATAGGAAGCATTCTTATGAGTTAATTGCGAAAATGTTAGGGTAG